CGAGAATTCCGACGGCAGCGCGTCCTATGCGACCGACTTCCGGCTCGATCCTTCGGGCTTCGTCCGCATCCTCATCACCGACAACGGCCTTGCGAGCGACCGGGCCGGTGCCCTCGTACAGCGCGTGCTTGAGATCGAGACCTACCGGACTCTGGCGCTGCTCGGCCTGCCCGAAGCCCAGCGGCTGTCGCCCTCGATCAGCCGGATCGAACACAAGCTCGCCGAAGTGACGCAGAAGATGCGCGAGGCCAACGACCTCGGCAGCAACCGCCAGCTCCTCGACGAACTCGCTGCCCTCGCCGCCGACCTCGAGGCCGGCGCCGCCGCCAGCGTGTTCCGTTTCGGCGCGACCCGCGCCTATGACGAGATCGTCCATCAGCGGCTGGAAACCATCGGCGAGCGCAAGATGGGCGGCCTGCCGACATGGACCTCGTTCCTCGCGCGGCGAATGGCCCCCGCGATCCGCACCTGCATCACCACCGAGGCGCGGCAGAGCGAACTGTCGCTGAAGCTGTCACGCGCCGCCGACCTGTTGCGCACCCGCGTCAATGTCGAACTGGAAAAGCAGAATCAGGAACTGCTGAAATCGATGAACGAGCGCACGCGGATGCAGCTTCGGTTGCAGACCACGGTCGAAGGACTGTCGGTCGCGGCGATTACCTATTATGTGGTCAGTCTGTTCGGTTACGTCGCCAAAGCGGCCCACGAAACCGGCTACATCCACATCGAGCCGGCCTACATGATCGCAGGCTTCATCCCGGTCGCGGCACTGACCATCTGGGCGATCGTACGGCGCATTCGCAAGCACCACATCTCGCACGATTGAGGGATGACGACCCTATGCGTCCCCGCGCAAGCGGGGATTCCCGCCTGCGCGGGAGGGACGGGATAAGAAGTCCCGGTTCGATTCAGATGCTGAAACCTAGTCGGCCTTGGTCCGGCGCAATTCCGCCACCGGCTCGGAACGCACCTCGGCGCTTGCTTCCGTCTTGTGCGGCGGATGCAGCGCGCGCGGCTTGCGGATCATCCGCGTCAGGAAGGTACGGACGTTGCCCTGACGATGGAAATCGCAATAAGCGAATCCGAGTCCGGACACCGAACCACGGAAGCTGACTTCGTCGTACTTATTCAGGTTGAAGCACGGCTCGAACGGCATGCCCTTGATCGAGGCGCAGACCGCATTTGAGCGAACCTGAAGCGTGTTGCTCGGCAACCGCATATGGCGCAGCGGACCCGAACCGCCGAACTGGACCGATCCCGCCGCGGAGCCGTCTTCATAGATCCGCCCGGCGCCCTTGGTGCCGTCGAAGCAGGTGAAGGAGAACAGCTTGTTGGCGACGAACTTGCGCGCCTGACTGGCGTCCATCTGCTCGGCGAAAGCCGGCGCGACGGCGCACCCGGCAAGCGCAACACCAAAAGCCAATCGCGCGAACATGCGAACCACTCCAACTCGTGACATTCGGGATGAGACCGCGACAGACGCCGATCTTAAGTCCCTGATTACCATATCAACCATGGCAACAATGGAGCACTATGGTTTGCAAAGCCTGAACATCCTCAGGCTATTTTCACCACCACCCGGCCGCGAACCTTGCCCGCGAGGATGTCGGAACCGGCGGCAATCACCTCGTCGAGCGTAATTTCGCGAGTTATTTCAGCAAGTTTTGCCTTATCCAGATCCTTCGCCAGCCGCGCCCAGGCAGTCTCCCGCAGCGGCAGCGGGCACATCACCGAGTCGATACCCAAAAGGCACACCCCGCGCAAAATGAAGGGCGCAACCGTGGCAGGCAGGTCCATGCCCGCCGCGAGCCCGCAGGCGGCGATGGCGCCATGGGCCCTGGTCATCGACAGCACGTTGGCGAGAGTCGTCGAGCCGACGCTGTCCACGCCCGCCGCCCAGCGCTCCTTGGCGAGCGGCTTGGCGGGTCCGGAGAGTTCGTCGCGGCCGATAATCTCGGCCGCACCGAGATCCTTGAGGTAGCCGCTTTCGCTGGCGCGGCCGGTGGAGGCGATGACGTGATAGCCGGCCTTCGCCAGCAGGCTCACCGCGACCGAGCCGACGCCGCCGACAGCGCCGGTGACGATCGCCGCGCCGTCCTTCGGGGTGATGCCGTGCTTTTCCAGCGCCAGCACCGACAGCATGGCGGTGAAGCCAGCCGTGCCGATGGCCATCGCCTCGCGCGCGCTCATGCCCTCGGGCAAACGCACCAGCCAGTCGCCCTTGACGCGGGTTTTCTCGGCATAGGCCCCGAGGTGGGTTTCGCCCATGCCCCAGCCGGTGCCGATCACCTTGTCGCCCGCCTTCCACTTCGGATGCTCCGACGAGATCACGGTGCCCGCGAAGTCGATGCCTGCGATCATCGGAAAGCGCCGCACCACCGGTCCCTTGCCGGTGAGCGCAAGGCCGTCCTTGTAATTGAGGGTCGACCATTCGACGGCGACGACGACATCGCCCTCCATCCACTCGCTTTCGTCGAACTGCGTCAGCGCCGCGACGGTGCCCTTTTCGGCCTTGTCGATGCGGATGGCTTTGAACGTTCCCACAACTCACTCCCTTGTTCGTGCAGGCGAACAGTAGTGGCGAGGGAGAAGCCGTCAAATCGACGATGGTGTTATGCAGCAGCCCTCCTATTCCGCTCCCAATAAATTTAATGGAAGCTCTGGCGAGAGCGTCAAAGACCTGTTATATTTGTTTTGCTCCAGTTGAGAATAACTGATCGCCATACCGGCGAAAGTTCAGGTGGAGCAACGCACCGGCTGTCGCCGGTTTTCTCAGACACCATATATGCTCACATAGAGCATATTGGAGGGAAAAATGCCGCTGACTGGACTGTTCGGCCCCGAAGATTTCGGCGCTCCCGCCGCCCCCCACACCCCCGTGGCGGCTCGCTGCCCGTCGCGCGAAAGGTTTTCCTCGCTGCCGTCCCCTTCGCTGGAATGGACGCCCGAGATCGAGCGCGCGACCGCGCATCTCTATGAGCGCGTCAAGGAAGTCATCCCGCCGGTCGAGTGGCCGTTCATGGCGCCCTACATCAAGGCGATCAACGACCTCAAGCGCGAGCGCAATGCCGTGATCCTCGCGCACAACTACCAGACGCCGGAAATCTTCCATTGCGTCGGCGACGTCGGCGGCGATTCGCTCAAGCTCGCCATCGAGGCGACCAAGGTGAAAGCCGATGTCATCGTCCAGTGCGGCGTGCACTTCATGGCCGAGACCTCGAAGATCCTGAATCCGTCGAAGACCGTACTGATCCCGGATTCGCGCGCGGGCTGCTCGCTTGCCTCCTCGATCACCGGCGAGGACGTGCGGCTGTTGCGCGAACGCTTCCCCGGCGTGCCGGTGGTCGCCTACGTCAACACCTCCGCCGATGTGAAGGCGGAGGTCGATATCTGCTGCACCTCCTCGAACGCCGTTCAGGTTGTCGAGAGCCTCGGCAGCGACACCGTCATCATGCTTCCGGACCAGTATCTGGCGAAGTACGTCGCCACCAAGACCAAGGTGAAGATCATCGCCTGGAAGGGCGCGTGCGAGGTGCACGAGCGCTTCACCGGCGACGAACTGCGCAGCTATCGCGCGGCCGACCCGGACGTGCAGATCATCGCGCATCCGGAGTGCCCGCCTGACGTCATCAATGAAGCGGACTTCACCGGCTCGACCGCGCACATGATCGACTGGGTTCGCAACAACAAGCCCAAGCGCGTCGTCATGGTCACCGAATGCTCGATGGCCGACAACGTGCAGGCCGAATTGCCGGAGATCAACTTCGTCAAGCCGTGCAATCTGTGCCCGCACATGAAGCGCATCACGCTGCCGAAGATCCTCGACAGCCTGTTGTACATGCGCGAGGAAATCGTGATCGACCCGATGATCGCGGACAAGGCCCGCCGCTCGGTGGAGCGGATGGTGAATCTGAAGAACTGACCAAAAGCCGGACAGCCGGCGGCCTTATGGACCGCCGGCCGGCGCATCAAAGGCAAACGGCATGAGCCACAAGGAAGCCGCTCGGGTGCAGTCGCCCGACCATGTCGTCATCGTCGGCGCGGGGCTTGCGGGCCTGTTCTGCGCACTGAAACTCGCGCCGCGCCCCGTCACCGTCATCTCCGCAGCCTCGCTCGGCGAAGGCGCGTCCAGCGTCTGGGCGCAGGGCGGCATCGCCGCGGCCGTGGGCGAAGGCGACACGCCTGAAGCGCACGCGCGCGACACCATCGCGGTGGGCGGCGGCATCGTCGATGAAACCGTGGCGTATCGGCTCGCCGGTGAAGCAGCCGAACGCATCGACGATCTTCTGCGCTACGGCGTGCCGTTCGACCGCGATCTTGAAGGCAGGCTCGCGGTCGGCCGCGAGGCCGCGCACTCCGCGCGCCGCATCGTCCACGTTCAGGGCGACCGCGCAGGCAAGGCCATCGTCACCGCGTTGATCGACGCCGTGCGCAAGACACCCTCGATCAAGGTGATCGAAGGCTACAGCGCTGAGGAACTGCTGGTCGCGAGTGGCGCGGTGACGGGACTGCGGCTGCGCAGCACCGCCAATGGAGAGACGCTCGCGCTGCCCGCGCGCGCCGTGGTGCTCGCGACCGGCGGCATCGGCCATCTCTATGCCGTCACCACCAACCCCGCCGAATCCTATGGCGGCGGCCTTGCCATCGCCGCCCGCGCGGGAGCCGTGATCGCCGATCCGGAGTTCGTGCAGTTTCATCCAACCGCCGTGATGATCGGCAAGGATCCCGCCCCTCTCGCGACCGAAGCGCTGCGCGGCGAAGGCGCCACGCTCATCAACGGCGACGGCGAGCGTTTCATGCTCAAGATCGATCCTCTCGCCGAGCTTGCGCCGCGCGACATCGTCGCGCGCGGCGTGTTCGCGGAGATCGCCGCCGGGCGCGGAGCGTTCCTCGACGCCACCAAGGCTGTCGGCGCGGCGTTCGCGCAAAAATTCCCGACTGTCTATGAAAGCTGCCTCGCGGGCGGCATCGATCCGGCCACTCAGCCGATCCCGATCGCGCCCGCCGCGCATTACCACATGGGCGGCATCGCGGTGGACGGGCGCGGACGTTCCTCCATCGTCGGCCTGTGGGCCGCGGGCGAAGTGTCGTCCACCGGCGCGCACGGCGCCAATCGCCTCGCCTCCAACTCGCTGCTCGAAGCCGTGGTCTATGCCGCGCGCATCGCCGACGATATCCGCCGCCTGCACTGGCAGGCGCCGGACCCCATCGCATCCGCCGCGAATGAACACTCGGCCGCGCCGGAAAAAAGCCTTGAGGCCAGACTGCGCGAGACCATGAGCGCCCATGTCGGCGTCATCCGCGACGCCGATGGCCTCGCGAAGGCCATCCGCATCTTTGACGAAATCAAAGCTGCCTCGGAAAGCATTGCGCTGCGCAACATGGCGACGACGGCATTCCTCGTCGCGACCAGCGCCTATGTCCGCGAGGAAAGCCGTGGCGCGCATTTCCGCTCCGATTTTCCGAAGGCCAATTCCGATTTTGCCCGCCGCACCATGACGACTCTCTCCGCCGCGCGGCACGTCGCGGCAGATTTGGTGCGCGCGCCTTTGCTCGCCGAGGTGATCGGGAGCCTGGCATGACGGCAACAACGTCCCCCGCCTCGCTGCTTTACCCGGATGGCTTTCTGGCGCTGCCGACCATCGCGGACGCCGTGCGGCACGCGCTCGCGGAAGACCTCGGCCGCGCCGGCGACATCACCTCCATCGCCACCATTCCGGAAGCAACCCCTGCCCGCGCGGTCATGGTCGCGCGGCAGCCCGGCGTGATCGCGGGCCTGCCGCTCGCGATCGAGGCATTCCGGCAGCTTGCGCCGGAGATCAGGATCGAAGCCCACGCCCGCGACGGCGAGACCGTCGCGAAGGGCAAATCGCTGCTGACGATCACCGGCCCTGCCCGCGCCGTGCTCGCGGCGGAGCGCGTCGCGCTCAATTTCGCCGGGCGTCTGTCCGGCATCGCCACGCTGACGGCGAGCTATGTGAAACAGACCGCAGGCACCAAACTGCGCATCTGCTGCACCCGCAAGACCACGCCGGGCCTGCGCGCGCTGGAGAAATACGCCGTGCGCTGCGGCGGCGGCTTCAACCACCGCTTCGGGCTGGACGATGCCATCCTCATCAAGGACAACCACATCGCGGTGGCGGGCGGTGTTGCGGCTGTTCTGAAACGGGCGCGGACAGTCGCGGGACATCTCGTCAAGGTGGAGATCGAGGTCGACACGCTCGATCAGTTGCGCGAAGTGCTCGACACCGGATTGGCCGATGTCGTGTTGCTCGACAACATGGACATCCCGACGCTGCGCGAGGCGGTCAAGATCGCATCCGGCCGCGTGGTGCTGGAAGTCTCGGGCGGCGTCACCGTGGACCGCATCGCGGAGATCGCAAAAACGGGTGTGGACTACGTCTCATCCGGCGCGCTGACCCACTCGGCTCCGAATTTCGACGTCGCGCTGGATATTGAAGTGTAAGCGCGGCGTCTTATCGCTTCGCTTCCAGTTCAGCCGAGCTTTTTGCTTCCGCGACCAGTTCCTTGGAAATCTCCGCGGTCTGCGCGGCATTGCCCCAGCTCGGCGCATCCTTGCCGTCGCCCCACGCCTTCGGCCTGTAGAAGGTATGGACGCCGAAGCGATACATCTTCTTCATCTCATGCACCCATGACGGGCGCACCCAGTAGGCGTGATAATGCGTGGACTTGCCCACTTCCGGCAGCCACAGCTTGCCGTCCAGCGTCGCCTTGGCGATCCGCTTCGCCCGCTCCCACATGTCCGGCTCGTTGATGACATCGCGGACATTGTCGCAGGCGAAGGTGAACTGGCAGGCCAGATGCCGCCCCTTGTTCTGATAGACCACGCCGCAGATCGTTGTCGGATAGAAGCCTGAGAACACGCGGTTCATCACCACCTGCGCCACCGCGATCTGGCCGCGCACGGCTTCGCCCCGCGCCTCGAAATACACCGCTTCCGCAAGGCACTTCTCGCCCTTGGCGCGCGCATGCGCATCGAGATGAAGGCGCTGCGCGGGAGATTCCGTGTTGACCTCGCCCTTGGGCGCGATCGATTCGCCGCCCGCCGACGGATCGGCATTCGGCGACAGCGAAACATGCTGCTTCAGGTCCGGATCGCCGCTCGGCAGGATCACGACAGGCTCCTCGCCGGGCTGCCAGCGCTCCAGCGTTTCGCCAGTGTCGCCGAGAGCGGTGCTGCCGAAAAACAGGCTCGCGGTCTTGACCGTGAAGGGATCGCGCGGCGCGACCGCATGGCTGGACGTCGCGTGGAGCGCGGCCAACGCGCTGTCGTCAAGCACGCCGTCATCGGTTTTGGGCGCATCGTATTGCGGCAGGCGCGGCGAATTCAGCGCTTCCTGCAATTCCTGATCGAGCGGCTCGCTTGCGGCCGTGTTCCCGACAGCGGCTTTCGCATCTTCAGCCGGAACATTCTGCGACGCGGGCGAGACGGAATGCGCGGGCGGCACCGCCATCGGCAGGCGATCGCCCTTCGCGGCACGCATCACCACCGGATAATCGGAAGCCTGCAACGGGCGAACCGCCGGAGCGAACGGATTGCCGCCACCGAGCGAGCCGGTGATATCCGAATTGCGTCCGCCAAGGCTCACCAGCGTCACCGACGCTGCATCGGGCACATCGGTGCCGATCGGGCGGACGAAATTGAAGGAAGCGATGCGGAGCGCATTGCGCGGGGTCGCGAACAGATGCTGCTGCCAACGCTGCGCGACGCCCGCCTGATGAGCGAGCTGCGAGGCGATGTCCTGATAGCCGATTTCGGTCGGCGTCATCGCAAGAAGGCAGAGAACAAAACTGAAGGGCGCAAAATTTGCGCCCTTCAGCCTGTCACGCAACATAACCATCATTACGCTCACGCAACAACACTACACACACGCGATCTCCTCGCACATTCAGTGCAATTTGATCGTTTTTGGTGTTATCGAATTAAAGTTGCCGCTGGGTTAATCGCCGTGCAGGCGCGCCACACGCAATAATATCGCGCGATTTCAGCGATCACGCCGCAATGCTTGGTAAATGGCGGTTTTCACAGTGTGGTAAAAAATCAGTCAACGCACGAAAAACTTCAGGCCGCACCTTCATGACGAAGGCACGGCCTGAAAATCGTGGAACGGCTCACTCAGGCCAGATCTGCGATCAGGCCTGTCCCGCTGCGGTCTTGCCGAGGGCGGCCTGCGCCGCCGCCAGCCGCGCAATCGGCACGCGGTAAGGCGAGCAGGACACGTAATCCAGCCCGACCTCATGGCAGAACGCGACCGATGCCGGATCGCCGCCATGCTCGCCGCAAATGCCCATCTTCAGGTTCGCGCGCACCTTGCGGCCGCGCTGCGCGCCGATCCGCACCAGTTCGCCGACGCCATCGCTGTCGAGCGAGATGAAGGGGTCGGTCTCAAGGATGCCCTTGGCGACATACGGCCCGAGGAACGAGGCGGCGTCGTCGCGGCTGATGCCGAAGCTCGTCTGCGTGAGGTCATTGGTGCCGAAGGAGAAGAACTCCGCCGTTTTGGCGATGTCGTCCGCCTTGAGACAGGCGCGCGGCAGTTCGATCATGGTGCCGACCTGATAGGTCAGCTTGCCGCCTGTTTCCTTCTTCACCGCTTCCGCCATCGCGTCGATGCGCTCACGCACGATGTCGAATTCCGCGCGGGTCGCGATCAGCGGCACCATCACCTCGATCACCGGCGGCTTGCCGGTGCGCTTGGCGGCCTCGACCGCAGCTTCGAAGATGGCGCGGGCCTGCATCTCAGCGATCTCCGGATAGGCGATCGCCAAACGGCAGCCACGGAAGCCGAGCATCGGGTTGAATTCGGCAAGCTCCCGCACGCGATCCGCGATCTTGCGCGGATCGGTGTTGAGAACGCGCGCCACTTCCTCGATCTCGGCCTG
The nucleotide sequence above comes from [Pseudomonas] carboxydohydrogena. Encoded proteins:
- a CDS encoding DUF3422 family protein — its product is MPHRLRAAILNELHARPFTALAVPRRILHFAFHTNEAAAQTDRVNLFAFCTTRGIAGPLPSEKHYRVALGSTVLRWEQHSEFTTYTWEMPAAASDAPFTPGVAVLEPQTRAIPQPGPLLVAIDLHILRKDPNHLSIEEIFDRASLASAENSDGSASYATDFRLDPSGFVRILITDNGLASDRAGALVQRVLEIETYRTLALLGLPEAQRLSPSISRIEHKLAEVTQKMREANDLGSNRQLLDELAALAADLEAGAAASVFRFGATRAYDEIVHQRLETIGERKMGGLPTWTSFLARRMAPAIRTCITTEARQSELSLKLSRAADLLRTRVNVELEKQNQELLKSMNERTRMQLRLQTTVEGLSVAAITYYVVSLFGYVAKAAHETGYIHIEPAYMIAGFIPVAALTIWAIVRRIRKHHISHD
- a CDS encoding MDR family oxidoreductase gives rise to the protein MGTFKAIRIDKAEKGTVAALTQFDESEWMEGDVVVAVEWSTLNYKDGLALTGKGPVVRRFPMIAGIDFAGTVISSEHPKWKAGDKVIGTGWGMGETHLGAYAEKTRVKGDWLVRLPEGMSAREAMAIGTAGFTAMLSVLALEKHGITPKDGAAIVTGAVGGVGSVAVSLLAKAGYHVIASTGRASESGYLKDLGAAEIIGRDELSGPAKPLAKERWAAGVDSVGSTTLANVLSMTRAHGAIAACGLAAGMDLPATVAPFILRGVCLLGIDSVMCPLPLRETAWARLAKDLDKAKLAEITREITLDEVIAAGSDILAGKVRGRVVVKIA
- the nadA gene encoding quinolinate synthase NadA, coding for MPLTGLFGPEDFGAPAAPHTPVAARCPSRERFSSLPSPSLEWTPEIERATAHLYERVKEVIPPVEWPFMAPYIKAINDLKRERNAVILAHNYQTPEIFHCVGDVGGDSLKLAIEATKVKADVIVQCGVHFMAETSKILNPSKTVLIPDSRAGCSLASSITGEDVRLLRERFPGVPVVAYVNTSADVKAEVDICCTSSNAVQVVESLGSDTVIMLPDQYLAKYVATKTKVKIIAWKGACEVHERFTGDELRSYRAADPDVQIIAHPECPPDVINEADFTGSTAHMIDWVRNNKPKRVVMVTECSMADNVQAELPEINFVKPCNLCPHMKRITLPKILDSLLYMREEIVIDPMIADKARRSVERMVNLKN
- a CDS encoding L-aspartate oxidase, whose translation is MSHKEAARVQSPDHVVIVGAGLAGLFCALKLAPRPVTVISAASLGEGASSVWAQGGIAAAVGEGDTPEAHARDTIAVGGGIVDETVAYRLAGEAAERIDDLLRYGVPFDRDLEGRLAVGREAAHSARRIVHVQGDRAGKAIVTALIDAVRKTPSIKVIEGYSAEELLVASGAVTGLRLRSTANGETLALPARAVVLATGGIGHLYAVTTNPAESYGGGLAIAARAGAVIADPEFVQFHPTAVMIGKDPAPLATEALRGEGATLINGDGERFMLKIDPLAELAPRDIVARGVFAEIAAGRGAFLDATKAVGAAFAQKFPTVYESCLAGGIDPATQPIPIAPAAHYHMGGIAVDGRGRSSIVGLWAAGEVSSTGAHGANRLASNSLLEAVVYAARIADDIRRLHWQAPDPIASAANEHSAAPEKSLEARLRETMSAHVGVIRDADGLAKAIRIFDEIKAASESIALRNMATTAFLVATSAYVREESRGAHFRSDFPKANSDFARRTMTTLSAARHVAADLVRAPLLAEVIGSLA
- the nadC gene encoding carboxylating nicotinate-nucleotide diphosphorylase produces the protein MTATTSPASLLYPDGFLALPTIADAVRHALAEDLGRAGDITSIATIPEATPARAVMVARQPGVIAGLPLAIEAFRQLAPEIRIEAHARDGETVAKGKSLLTITGPARAVLAAERVALNFAGRLSGIATLTASYVKQTAGTKLRICCTRKTTPGLRALEKYAVRCGGGFNHRFGLDDAILIKDNHIAVAGGVAAVLKRARTVAGHLVKVEIEVDTLDQLREVLDTGLADVVLLDNMDIPTLREAVKIASGRVVLEVSGGVTVDRIAEIAKTGVDYVSSGALTHSAPNFDVALDIEV
- a CDS encoding cell wall hydrolase, with translation MVMLRDRLKGANFAPFSFVLCLLAMTPTEIGYQDIASQLAHQAGVAQRWQQHLFATPRNALRIASFNFVRPIGTDVPDAASVTLVSLGGRNSDITGSLGGGNPFAPAVRPLQASDYPVVMRAAKGDRLPMAVPPAHSVSPASQNVPAEDAKAAVGNTAASEPLDQELQEALNSPRLPQYDAPKTDDGVLDDSALAALHATSSHAVAPRDPFTVKTASLFFGSTALGDTGETLERWQPGEEPVVILPSGDPDLKQHVSLSPNADPSAGGESIAPKGEVNTESPAQRLHLDAHARAKGEKCLAEAVYFEARGEAVRGQIAVAQVVMNRVFSGFYPTTICGVVYQNKGRHLACQFTFACDNVRDVINEPDMWERAKRIAKATLDGKLWLPEVGKSTHYHAYWVRPSWVHEMKKMYRFGVHTFYRPKAWGDGKDAPSWGNAAQTAEISKELVAEAKSSAELEAKR